Proteins encoded within one genomic window of Deinococcus sedimenti:
- a CDS encoding long-chain fatty acid--CoA ligase has protein sequence MQGNMMDVQLTVPTILERIRTQYAGREVVSLLVAGRDEQGNPVPHKHRTTYGQVADRARRLAGGLLGLGLAKGDRVATLAVNSFRHLEAYLGVPSAGLVLHTVNIRLHPEQIGWILNHAEDRVLLIENVFAAMIPAIKAACPTLEHILILGPTPQPIPLPGVHDYDTFVAGSEPLARYPELDERDAAAMCYTSGTTGNPKGVVYTHRSTVLHSLASAPKDALNVGEADTVLPIVPMFHVNAWGLPYTCAMYGAKQVYAGVFADGRSVASLLQDEGVTITAGVPTIWMGLLAELDRAAQDGQPYRLGGLERLIVGGSAAPEAMIRAFQTRHNLALLQAWGMTETHPLGTASGVPHGVDASSDEGFALRAKQGRTVPMIELDLLDDQGARLPHDGKTMGRLIIRGPWVASSYFKGEGQSNFFELDGQQWFDTGDIATLDERGYMHIQDRAKDLIKSGGEWIGSVDLENAIMAHPAVAMCAVIAMDDPKWDERPLAVVTTKPGQSVTHDELIDFIAPRFAKWWLPDATIVTDQLPIGATGKILKRELRDQYRSYGSTQGLVTPAAPDRSE, from the coding sequence ATGCAGGGCAACATGATGGACGTTCAACTGACCGTGCCGACCATTCTGGAACGCATCCGCACGCAGTACGCCGGCCGCGAGGTCGTCAGCCTCCTCGTGGCCGGACGGGACGAGCAGGGCAATCCCGTGCCGCACAAGCACCGCACCACGTACGGGCAGGTCGCGGACCGCGCCCGGCGTCTCGCGGGGGGCCTGCTGGGCCTGGGTCTCGCGAAGGGGGACCGCGTGGCGACGCTGGCCGTGAACTCCTTCCGGCACCTGGAGGCGTACCTGGGCGTGCCCAGCGCCGGGCTGGTGCTGCACACCGTGAACATCCGCCTGCACCCCGAGCAGATCGGCTGGATCCTGAATCACGCCGAGGACCGCGTCCTCCTGATCGAGAACGTGTTCGCCGCGATGATTCCCGCCATCAAGGCCGCGTGCCCGACACTGGAGCACATCCTGATCCTGGGGCCCACGCCGCAGCCCATCCCGCTGCCGGGCGTGCACGATTACGACACGTTCGTGGCGGGCAGTGAACCCCTGGCCCGCTACCCCGAGCTGGACGAGCGGGACGCGGCGGCCATGTGCTACACGAGCGGCACCACCGGCAACCCGAAGGGCGTCGTGTACACGCACCGCTCGACGGTGCTGCACTCGCTGGCCAGCGCTCCCAAGGACGCCCTGAACGTCGGCGAGGCGGACACGGTCCTGCCGATCGTGCCGATGTTCCACGTGAACGCGTGGGGCCTGCCGTACACCTGCGCCATGTACGGCGCGAAGCAGGTGTACGCCGGGGTGTTCGCGGACGGCCGCAGCGTCGCCAGCCTCCTGCAGGATGAGGGCGTGACGATCACGGCGGGCGTGCCCACCATCTGGATGGGTCTGCTGGCGGAACTCGACCGGGCCGCGCAGGACGGGCAGCCGTACCGACTGGGCGGCCTGGAGCGCCTGATCGTGGGCGGCAGCGCCGCGCCCGAGGCCATGATCCGCGCGTTCCAGACCCGCCACAACCTGGCGCTGCTGCAGGCGTGGGGCATGACCGAGACGCACCCGCTGGGCACCGCCAGCGGCGTCCCGCACGGCGTGGACGCCAGCAGCGACGAGGGGTTCGCCCTGCGCGCCAAGCAGGGCCGGACCGTTCCCATGATCGAACTGGACCTCCTGGACGACCAAGGCGCGCGCCTCCCGCACGACGGGAAGACCATGGGCCGCCTGATCATCCGCGGGCCATGGGTGGCCAGCAGCTACTTCAAGGGCGAGGGCCAGAGCAACTTCTTCGAGCTGGACGGGCAGCAGTGGTTCGACACGGGCGACATCGCCACGCTGGACGAGCGCGGGTACATGCACATCCAGGACCGCGCCAAGGACCTCATCAAGAGCGGCGGCGAGTGGATCGGCAGCGTGGACCTCGAGAACGCCATCATGGCCCACCCGGCGGTCGCCATGTGCGCCGTGATCGCCATGGACGACCCCAAGTGGGACGAACGCCCGCTGGCCGTCGTGACCACCAAGCCCGGTCAGAGCGTCACGCACGACGAACTGATCGACTTCATCGCGCCGCGCTTTGCGAAGTGGTGGCTGCCTGACGCGACCATCGTCACCGACCAGCTGCCCATCGGCGCGACCGGCAAGATCCTCAAGCGTGAACTGCGCGACCAGTACCGCAGTTACGGCAGCACGCAGGGCCTCGTGACGCCCGCCGCACCCGACCGCAGCGAGTAA
- the rraA gene encoding ribonuclease E activity regulator RraA, giving the protein MTRATSDTTPELELSTETLPTEDLPVTDLSDLRPDAPILAPMFREFGGRPRFNGQAVTLRVPGHNPLVREALGQPGEGRVLVVDGGGSLECALLGGQLGELAVDSGWAGVIVNGCVRDTSELAQLNLGVRALAAHPRRSGKERLGERDVPVTFAGVTIHPGDVIHADEDGILILPA; this is encoded by the coding sequence ATGACCCGCGCAACCAGTGACACTACCCCCGAACTGGAGCTGTCCACGGAGACGCTGCCGACCGAGGATCTGCCGGTCACGGACCTCAGCGACCTGCGGCCCGACGCGCCCATCCTCGCGCCCATGTTCCGGGAGTTCGGGGGCCGCCCGCGCTTCAACGGCCAGGCCGTGACCCTGCGCGTGCCCGGCCACAACCCCCTGGTGCGCGAGGCGCTCGGTCAGCCCGGCGAGGGCCGTGTGCTCGTCGTGGACGGCGGCGGGAGCCTGGAGTGCGCGCTGCTGGGCGGGCAGCTGGGTGAACTGGCGGTGGACAGTGGCTGGGCGGGCGTGATCGTGAACGGCTGTGTGCGCGACACCAGCGAACTGGCGCAACTGAACCTCGGCGTGCGCGCCCTGGCTGCCCACCCGCGCCGCAGCGGCAAGGAACGCCTCGGTGAACGCGACGTGCCCGTCACGTTCGCGGGCGTGACCATCCACCCCGGCGACGTCATCCACGCCGACGAGGACGGCATCCTGATCCTCCCCGCCTGA
- a CDS encoding alpha/beta hydrolase has product MAVSVDGQWVTFSPPAGAVGLIGDVTDWRKREPIPVLDGAPLRLRLPRGAWVEYAWVDAAGEAFADPDNAQRSLNPWWPYPRAAVVGEYARHPLWQMPDATRRGTAHRVTWEGTVFPGTRRVIVYTPHGYAGGALPVYYVQDGVAFYRTGKLGDVMDRAAEAGLAPGAAFAFVEPGDRNEEYYLNPRYLDFLTSEVMPRVEGELVTASVRGLWGASLGGLTSLFLGARHPELFSRVAAHSGAFIARPGATRDGVIDTTTAGEWLLEQLRANPPTHLTTSLDTGTLEWLTGPNRRMAALFADLGLAHQYREYPSGHNWVTWREALPEAFLYLQGG; this is encoded by the coding sequence ATGGCTGTTTCGGTGGATGGGCAGTGGGTGACGTTCTCGCCTCCGGCGGGTGCAGTGGGGTTGATCGGGGACGTGACGGACTGGCGCAAGCGTGAGCCGATTCCGGTGCTGGACGGCGCGCCGCTGCGGTTGCGCCTGCCGCGTGGGGCGTGGGTGGAGTACGCGTGGGTAGACGCGGCCGGTGAGGCGTTCGCGGACCCGGACAACGCGCAGCGGTCGCTGAATCCGTGGTGGCCGTACCCGCGCGCGGCGGTGGTGGGTGAGTACGCGCGGCACCCGCTGTGGCAGATGCCGGACGCGACGCGCAGGGGCACGGCGCACCGCGTGACCTGGGAGGGCACGGTATTTCCCGGGACGCGCCGGGTGATCGTGTACACCCCGCACGGGTACGCGGGGGGCGCGCTGCCGGTGTACTACGTGCAGGACGGCGTGGCGTTCTACCGCACGGGGAAGCTGGGGGACGTGATGGACCGCGCCGCAGAGGCCGGGCTGGCGCCGGGCGCCGCGTTTGCGTTCGTGGAGCCGGGGGACCGGAACGAGGAGTACTACCTGAATCCCCGTTACCTGGACTTCCTGACGTCGGAGGTCATGCCGCGCGTGGAGGGTGAGCTGGTCACGGCGTCCGTGCGGGGCCTGTGGGGTGCGAGCCTGGGCGGCCTGACCAGCCTGTTCCTCGGGGCGCGGCATCCGGAGCTGTTCAGTCGCGTGGCGGCGCACAGCGGGGCGTTCATCGCGCGGCCCGGCGCGACCCGGGACGGCGTGATCGACACGACCACGGCGGGCGAGTGGTTGCTGGAGCAGCTGCGCGCGAATCCGCCCACGCACCTGACGACCAGTCTGGACACCGGGACGCTGGAGTGGCTGACCGGACCGAACCGCCGCATGGCGGCCCTGTTCGCGGATCTGGGCCTGGCGCACCAGTACCGCGAGTACCCCAGCGGGCACAACTGGGTGACGTGGCGCGAGGCGCTGCCCGAGGCGTTCCTGTACCTCCAGGGCGGATAA
- a CDS encoding sulfocyanin-like copper-binding protein, translated as MPRGPDDHGAALMWRRTLLLGALLGTPAAAHPAGSDLLRDLLRQDLPSRTVTVQVVAGRDGSNAGLNFTGSSGGQGTLLVPLGWTVDLQFRNAGTAPHSVIVLPFTSPLPAQPRAADAAFPGAVSRNVTRGVGRDAAAQTVRFQASRAGEYLIACGVPGHALSGQYLKLSVRAGLKEADWDPAPHAHP; from the coding sequence GTGCCTCGCGGGCCTGACGATCACGGGGCAGCCCTGATGTGGCGGCGGACGCTGCTGCTCGGCGCGCTGCTGGGCACCCCCGCCGCGGCCCACCCGGCCGGGTCGGACCTGCTGCGCGACCTGCTGCGTCAGGACCTGCCGAGCCGGACGGTGACGGTGCAGGTCGTGGCGGGCCGCGACGGCAGCAACGCGGGCCTGAACTTCACCGGGTCGTCCGGCGGTCAGGGGACGCTGCTCGTGCCGCTCGGCTGGACGGTCGACCTGCAGTTCCGCAACGCCGGGACCGCGCCGCACAGCGTCATCGTCCTGCCGTTCACCTCTCCCCTGCCGGCGCAACCCCGCGCGGCGGACGCCGCGTTCCCGGGCGCGGTCAGCCGGAACGTCACGCGGGGGGTGGGCCGGGACGCGGCGGCGCAGACGGTCCGCTTTCAGGCCAGCCGCGCGGGCGAGTACCTGATCGCGTGCGGCGTGCCGGGCCACGCCCTGAGCGGGCAGTACCTGAAGCTCAGCGTGCGCGCGGGTCTGAAGGAGGCGGACTGGGACCCCGCGCCCCACGCGCACCCCTGA
- a CDS encoding YbaN family protein, whose amino-acid sequence MTDPAPRPDAPPRRRPLWVAAGFLLTGLGVLGLILPGFPGTVWFVLAAAAFSKGDPRWEAWLLSRPVIGAMVRDYRAGLGMPLRAKWIACTCIALAVAFSVPRIPVLIGQVAWVLIGLAGVAYITMKIPTRRDPRRGA is encoded by the coding sequence ATGACCGACCCCGCCCCGCGTCCCGACGCGCCGCCCCGCCGCCGCCCGCTGTGGGTGGCCGCCGGGTTCCTGCTGACCGGACTGGGCGTCCTGGGCCTGATCCTCCCCGGCTTCCCCGGCACCGTCTGGTTCGTGCTGGCCGCCGCCGCGTTCAGTAAGGGCGATCCCCGCTGGGAGGCGTGGCTGCTGTCCCGGCCCGTCATCGGCGCGATGGTGCGCGACTACCGCGCGGGGCTGGGCATGCCGCTGCGCGCCAAGTGGATCGCCTGCACCTGCATCGCGCTCGCCGTGGCGTTCAGCGTGCCGCGCATCCCGGTCCTGATCGGGCAGGTCGCGTGGGTGCTGATCGGACTGGCGGGCGTCGCGTACATCACCATGAAGATTCCCACCCGCCGCGACCCGCGCCGCGGCGCGTAG
- a CDS encoding monooxygenase, whose product MTPILNRLLLGGALSLGAVLLGSGLPGAGLAQSAPTAPHHAPTSTSPHPATQLGTAVPPVQLAAPHVRADQTVSMSAPYTPSATLTDDYRCFLIDPQVTQDRFLEGFEVIPGNTGVVHHVIVNQVTPEQATQARTLDGRDGQPGWPCFGGTGLNGATSTRRPDTGQLLSAVPKLQAAGVDVPKLLTALKDAGGNPLRAVTLYGEAGGDTARLIAALTDSGLMGNAARDGAHGDAGDVIAQAVGDVFGVGSWVPGAEATVFPTGTGRKISRGNLLVMQVHYNTLAGREPDVTRMHLQYAPPGAQRTPLRGLSLVAPVEIPCPAGAGGDLCTRDASLAQNARQDGPRATRLVEGVLALCGQTRATYAKQRADAATSSCDRIVPQDAQAVGVTLHMHTLGTSGTVTLNPGTPREQVLLDIPEWNFHWQGFYWYEQPIVLRRGDVLRVTCTWDNTLSEQPKYVVWGEGTQDEMCLAGLTITGQP is encoded by the coding sequence ATGACCCCCATCCTGAACCGCCTGCTGCTGGGCGGCGCGCTGAGCCTCGGCGCCGTGCTGCTCGGCTCAGGGCTCCCCGGCGCGGGGCTCGCCCAGTCCGCCCCGACCGCCCCGCACCACGCCCCGACCAGCACCAGCCCGCACCCGGCCACGCAGCTGGGCACGGCCGTCCCGCCGGTTCAGCTGGCCGCGCCGCACGTCCGGGCCGACCAGACCGTGTCCATGAGCGCGCCGTACACGCCGTCCGCGACCCTGACCGACGACTACCGCTGCTTCCTGATCGACCCGCAGGTCACCCAGGACCGCTTCCTGGAGGGCTTCGAGGTCATCCCCGGCAACACCGGCGTCGTGCATCACGTGATCGTCAATCAGGTCACGCCCGAACAGGCCACGCAGGCCCGGACGCTCGACGGCCGCGACGGGCAGCCCGGCTGGCCCTGCTTCGGCGGCACCGGCCTGAACGGCGCCACCTCCACGCGCAGACCCGACACCGGCCAGCTCCTGAGCGCCGTGCCGAAACTGCAGGCGGCCGGCGTGGACGTCCCCAAACTCCTGACGGCGCTCAAGGACGCCGGTGGGAACCCCCTGCGGGCCGTCACGCTGTACGGCGAGGCGGGCGGCGACACGGCCCGGCTGATCGCCGCGCTGACCGACAGCGGCCTGATGGGCAACGCCGCACGGGACGGCGCGCACGGCGACGCGGGCGACGTGATCGCGCAGGCGGTCGGGGACGTGTTCGGCGTGGGCTCCTGGGTGCCGGGCGCCGAGGCGACCGTGTTCCCCACCGGCACCGGCCGGAAGATCAGCCGCGGGAACCTGCTGGTCATGCAGGTGCACTACAACACGCTCGCGGGCCGCGAGCCGGACGTGACGCGCATGCACCTGCAGTACGCGCCGCCCGGCGCGCAGCGCACGCCCCTGCGCGGCCTGTCGCTGGTCGCGCCCGTCGAGATCCCCTGCCCCGCCGGAGCCGGAGGGGACCTGTGCACGCGGGACGCCAGCCTGGCGCAGAACGCCCGGCAGGACGGCCCGCGCGCCACGCGGCTCGTCGAGGGCGTCCTGGCGCTGTGCGGGCAGACCCGCGCCACGTACGCCAAGCAGCGGGCCGACGCGGCGACGAGCAGCTGTGACCGGATCGTGCCGCAGGACGCGCAGGCGGTCGGCGTGACGCTGCACATGCACACGCTCGGCACGAGCGGCACCGTCACCCTGAACCCCGGCACGCCGCGTGAACAGGTGCTGCTCGACATTCCCGAGTGGAACTTCCACTGGCAGGGGTTCTACTGGTACGAGCAGCCCATCGTGCTGCGCCGCGGCGACGTGCTGCGCGTGACCTGCACGTGGGACAACACCCTCAGTGAACAGCCGAAGTACGTCGTGTGGGGCGAGGGCACGCAGGACGAGATGTGCCTCGCGGGCCTGACGATCACGGGGCAGCCCTGA
- a CDS encoding XdhC family protein, translated as MNAAETRALLGALRAAHARGQRAAIATVVGVRGSAYRREGTRMLILDDGAQVCMLSGGCLEAEVVEVALDVIRTGDSTLTHYDLSEDATWGLGIGCGGSVDVRVERVNPDDAVTAAWLAALEAGRRAALIVPLSPGAGRLLVTPDGQALGDLRADLRPFALAAAQERLTHLEPRAATLTAPDGSAVFVDVSTPPPQLVLYGAGHDAMPLAAQAHALGYDVHVIDPRGAYLTPGRFPGATLHALTPEDLGAFTPGERAHLIVMNHHLDRDRVCLAHALHSGAPYVGVLGPRSRALDLLTTLAAEGVTFTPEQLARLRSPIGLRLGAEAPEEVALSILAELMAWRRGYDGSFLSGHAGRIHHEPTHPVTPPLPGGPPAELPAGPESVTGAGTSPTR; from the coding sequence ATGAACGCTGCCGAGACCAGAGCGCTGCTGGGCGCACTGCGCGCCGCCCACGCCCGCGGCCAGCGAGCCGCCATTGCGACCGTGGTGGGCGTGCGGGGCAGCGCCTACCGCCGCGAGGGCACCCGCATGCTGATCCTCGACGATGGCGCGCAGGTGTGCATGCTGTCCGGCGGCTGCCTGGAGGCCGAGGTGGTCGAGGTCGCGCTGGACGTGATCCGCACCGGCGACAGCACCCTGACGCACTACGACCTGTCGGAGGACGCCACCTGGGGCCTGGGGATCGGCTGCGGCGGCAGCGTGGACGTCCGCGTGGAACGCGTGAACCCGGACGATGCCGTCACGGCGGCGTGGCTGGCGGCGCTGGAGGCCGGGCGCAGGGCCGCGCTGATCGTGCCCCTGAGCCCCGGCGCGGGGCGACTGCTGGTCACCCCGGACGGGCAGGCGCTGGGGGACCTGCGGGCCGACCTGCGGCCCTTCGCGCTGGCCGCGGCCCAGGAGCGTCTGACGCACCTGGAACCGCGCGCCGCGACCCTGACCGCGCCGGACGGGTCGGCGGTGTTCGTGGACGTCAGCACGCCCCCGCCGCAGCTGGTGCTGTACGGCGCGGGGCACGACGCCATGCCGCTGGCGGCGCAGGCGCACGCGCTGGGGTACGACGTGCACGTCATCGACCCGCGCGGCGCGTACCTCACGCCCGGCCGTTTTCCCGGCGCGACCCTGCACGCCCTGACTCCCGAGGACCTGGGCGCGTTCACACCGGGCGAGCGGGCGCACCTGATCGTCATGAACCACCACCTCGACCGCGACCGGGTGTGCCTCGCCCACGCGCTGCACTCCGGCGCGCCGTACGTGGGCGTACTGGGGCCGCGCAGCCGCGCGCTGGACCTCCTGACCACCCTGGCCGCGGAGGGGGTGACCTTCACGCCCGAGCAGCTGGCCCGCCTGCGCTCCCCGATCGGCCTGCGGCTGGGGGCCGAGGCGCCCGAGGAGGTCGCGCTGAGCATCCTGGCGGAACTCATGGCGTGGCGGCGCGGGTACGACGGGTCGTTCCTCAGCGGGCACGCGGGCCGCATCCACCACGAACCCACCCACCCGGTCACGCCGCCCCTGCCTGGCGGGCCACCTGCCGAACTGCCTGCCGGACCGGAATCCGTCACCGGCGCGGGAACGTCCCCCACGCGGTAA
- a CDS encoding response regulator transcription factor produces the protein MRVLVVEDDLEIARAVCAYLHRDGHVPVHAGTAPAARDAVAREQPDLILLDVMLPGGSGLDVLTDLRRERRTPVLILSALGDEATLVQAFQSGADDYVVKPFRPLELLARVNAVARRAGLDRTLLSGPGGVTVNLRSRQVTRGGAPLDLTAMEFELYARLLAEAGEAVSRERLVTALGLNGERTIDSHVKNLRRKLGDQHGIDTVFGVGYRLGVPADR, from the coding sequence ATGCGCGTGCTGGTGGTGGAGGATGACCTGGAGATCGCGCGGGCCGTGTGCGCGTACCTGCACCGGGACGGGCACGTGCCCGTCCACGCGGGCACCGCGCCCGCCGCGCGGGACGCCGTCGCCCGCGAGCAGCCGGACCTGATTCTGCTGGACGTGATGCTTCCCGGCGGCAGCGGCCTGGACGTCCTGACCGACCTGCGGCGGGAGCGGCGCACCCCGGTGCTCATCCTGAGCGCCCTTGGTGACGAGGCGACGCTCGTGCAGGCCTTCCAGTCCGGCGCGGACGACTACGTCGTGAAACCCTTCCGGCCGCTGGAACTGCTGGCCCGCGTGAACGCCGTCGCGCGGCGCGCCGGACTGGACCGCACCCTGCTGAGCGGCCCGGGCGGCGTGACCGTGAACCTCCGCTCGCGGCAGGTGACGCGCGGCGGCGCGCCGCTGGACCTGACCGCCATGGAGTTCGAACTGTACGCGCGCCTGCTGGCCGAGGCGGGCGAGGCCGTGTCCCGCGAGCGGCTGGTGACGGCCCTGGGCCTGAACGGTGAACGCACCATCGACTCCCACGTGAAGAACCTGCGGCGCAAACTGGGCGACCAGCACGGCATCGACACGGTGTTCGGCGTCGGGTACCGCCTGGGCGTCCCGGCGGACCGGTGA
- a CDS encoding enoyl-CoA hydratase-related protein, which yields MTDTVITETTQAGVRTLTLNRPDKLNAANDALLLALTDALRRADAEDSVRVVVITGAGRGFCAGQDLGNVSGRDMTFTEHLNHTYNPLIRTIRTLGKPVISAVNGVAAGAGASLALAGDIRLWAQSASLIEVFSNIALVPDSGSTWFLPRLVGYHRAFELMALAERVHPEDALRLGLCEQVFPDDTFRADVQAYAERLAARPANALKLTKQALVFAQTSTLDEALDQEAVLQQIAGDHWEHEEGVTAFKEKRPAQFVRDAK from the coding sequence ATGACCGACACCGTGATCACCGAAACCACGCAGGCCGGGGTCCGTACCCTGACCCTGAACCGCCCGGACAAGCTGAACGCCGCGAACGACGCCCTGCTGCTGGCCCTGACGGACGCCCTGCGCCGCGCCGACGCCGAGGACAGCGTGCGCGTGGTCGTCATCACGGGCGCGGGGCGCGGCTTCTGCGCCGGGCAGGACCTCGGGAACGTGTCGGGCCGCGACATGACCTTCACCGAGCACCTGAACCACACCTACAACCCCCTGATCCGCACCATCCGGACGCTGGGCAAACCCGTGATCAGCGCCGTGAACGGCGTCGCGGCGGGCGCCGGGGCCAGCCTTGCCCTGGCCGGGGACATCAGGCTGTGGGCGCAGTCCGCCAGCCTGATCGAGGTGTTCTCGAACATCGCGCTGGTGCCGGACTCGGGCAGCACGTGGTTCCTGCCGCGCCTCGTCGGCTACCACCGCGCCTTCGAACTGATGGCGCTGGCCGAACGCGTCCACCCCGAGGACGCGCTGCGCCTGGGCCTGTGCGAACAGGTGTTCCCCGACGACACCTTCCGCGCGGACGTGCAGGCGTACGCCGAACGCCTCGCCGCGCGCCCCGCGAACGCCCTGAAACTCACCAAGCAGGCGCTGGTGTTCGCGCAGACCAGCACCCTCGACGAGGCGCTGGATCAGGAAGCCGTGCTGCAACAGATCGCCGGGGACCACTGGGAACACGAGGAAGGCGTCACGGCCTTCAAGGAGAAGCGCCCCGCGCAGTTCGTGCGGGACGCGAAGTAA
- a CDS encoding 4Fe-4S dicluster domain-containing protein, with translation MLQGVLARLDDAGNHVPRFTAPRCLLERQAVGGCDACHATCPHDAISLGMLGSSIQIDPDLCTGCGLCVQVCPSGALEYNLEPALQSVRDQQDPAQRAAPDASLTCARSGAGGPSLPCLGRVTPALLSAAGAWGAPLALIHGDCAACPVGAPDVPERLARVLDTAQDLRAPTGKPAQVTIRPATADDARRSLTVSRRGAFGALFRAGKQHLAQSIPESPLPFVDWSVPEDRTPQEWTWRARSLKPTPPDDAAIPWPAPLVDDTCIDCPVCANVCPTDAITRDLQPDGGVHLLLNLSACTGCMACLHSCPPQAIHAQTHWRPAAFSAPLLLRESDSVM, from the coding sequence ATGCTTCAGGGTGTCCTCGCCCGGCTGGACGACGCCGGGAACCACGTGCCGCGCTTCACCGCCCCCCGCTGCCTCCTCGAACGGCAGGCGGTGGGCGGCTGCGACGCCTGCCATGCCACCTGCCCGCACGACGCCATCAGCCTCGGCATGCTGGGCAGCAGCATCCAGATCGACCCGGACCTCTGCACCGGCTGCGGCCTGTGCGTGCAGGTCTGCCCCAGCGGCGCCCTGGAATACAACCTCGAACCGGCCCTGCAGAGCGTGCGTGACCAGCAGGACCCCGCGCAGCGCGCCGCGCCCGACGCCAGCCTCACCTGCGCCCGCAGCGGTGCGGGCGGCCCCAGCCTGCCGTGCCTGGGCCGCGTCACGCCCGCGCTGCTCTCGGCGGCCGGCGCGTGGGGCGCACCCCTGGCCCTCATCCACGGGGACTGCGCCGCGTGCCCCGTCGGCGCACCCGACGTGCCCGAGAGGCTGGCCCGCGTGCTCGACACCGCCCAGGACCTGCGCGCCCCCACCGGCAAACCCGCGCAGGTCACCATCCGGCCCGCCACGGCCGACGACGCCCGCCGCTCCCTGACCGTCTCCCGGCGCGGCGCGTTCGGCGCGCTGTTCCGCGCGGGCAAACAGCACCTCGCGCAGAGCATCCCCGAGAGCCCCCTCCCGTTCGTCGACTGGAGCGTTCCCGAGGACCGCACCCCCCAGGAATGGACGTGGCGCGCCCGCAGCCTCAAACCCACCCCACCCGACGACGCCGCGATCCCCTGGCCCGCGCCGCTCGTGGACGACACCTGCATCGACTGCCCCGTCTGCGCGAACGTCTGCCCGACCGACGCCATCACCCGCGACCTGCAACCCGACGGCGGCGTGCACCTCCTGCTGAACCTGAGCGCCTGCACCGGCTGCATGGCCTGCCTGCACTCCTGCCCCCCGCAGGCCATCCACGCGCAGACCCACTGGCGCCCCGCCGCGTTCAGCGCGCCCCTGCTGCTGCGCGAAAGTGACAGCGTGATGTGA
- the ruvX gene encoding Holliday junction resolvase RuvX — protein sequence MSAPTPDDAPNEAPTTVPVTLALDVSKHRIGFAVSAGRLAFGRGSVDRKRLPLDLKAVRLKVAETGAQQLVLGLPLRTDGGQSPSADRVQAFGRVLTEKGYRVIYQDERFTTRRARDLGAQDEDEAAAVQILELYLLGQ from the coding sequence ATGAGCGCCCCCACCCCCGACGACGCGCCGAACGAAGCGCCGACCACGGTGCCGGTCACGCTGGCCCTGGACGTCAGCAAGCACCGCATCGGGTTCGCGGTCAGCGCCGGGCGGCTCGCGTTCGGGCGGGGCAGCGTGGACCGCAAGCGCCTCCCGCTGGACCTGAAGGCCGTGCGGCTGAAGGTCGCGGAGACCGGCGCGCAGCAGCTCGTGCTGGGCCTGCCACTGCGCACGGACGGCGGCCAGAGTCCCAGCGCGGACCGCGTGCAGGCCTTCGGCCGCGTCCTGACCGAGAAGGGCTACCGCGTGATCTATCAGGACGAGCGCTTCACCACCCGCCGCGCCCGCGACCTCGGCGCGCAGGACGAGGACGAGGCGGCCGCCGTGCAGATCCTCGAACTGTACCTGCTGGGCCAGTAG